The genomic interval CCGCAGTGCCGCCGTCCGCGGCGTCAACGCGGACCGGGCCAACGCGGGACGCAGCGTGCAGGCCGCGACGGGCCAGGTCGCGGTGGTGCTCGAGGTGCTGGCGCAGGTCGGCCTCGACGAGCTCGACGACGACCTGCGTACCGCCGCGCTCGCGCGGCTCGCCAACCCCACGGCGAGCCTCGGGCAGCTGGCGGAGCTGCTCGACGTGAGCCGGGCCACGGTGTCCCGGCGCTTCCGGCGGTTGGCGGAGCTGGTAAGCGGCGAAGATGACGCCGCACGGGGTTTCGGCTGACGCCATGGCGGCTACCACGGTTGCTGGAGCGGCATCTTCGTGCACCTGCGACGTGAGAGGTACACCATGACGGTACGGGTAGGCATCAATGGTTTCGGTCGCATCGGCCGCAACTTCCTGCGATCGGCGAAGGCGCAGGGCGCTGACGTCGACATCGTCGGTGTCAACGACATCACCGACAACGAGACGCTCGCGCACCTGCTCAAGTATGACTCGGTGCACCGGCGCTTCCCCGGCACCGTCGAGCTCGGCGACAACGGGTTGATCGTCGACGGCGACGAGATCCGCATCAGCAGCGAGCGCGATCCGGCAAACCTTCCGTGGAAGGAACTGGGTGCCGACATCGTCATCGAGTCCACGGGTCTGTTCACCGACAAGGACAGCACGTCGAAGCACCTGACCGCGGGCGCCCGCAAGGTCATCATCTCGGCGCCGGCCAAGAACGAGGACATCACCATCGTCCTCGGCGCCAACGAGGGCGAGTACGACCCGGCAACGCACGACATCATCTCGAACGCGAGCTGCACGACGAACAGCGTCGTGCCGATGGCCAAGGTCCTCGACGACAG from Euzebyales bacterium carries:
- the gap gene encoding type I glyceraldehyde-3-phosphate dehydrogenase, which encodes MTVRVGINGFGRIGRNFLRSAKAQGADVDIVGVNDITDNETLAHLLKYDSVHRRFPGTVELGDNGLIVDGDEIRISSERDPANLPWKELGADIVIESTGLFTDKDSTSKHLTAGARKVIISAPAKNEDITIVLGANEGEYDPATHDIISNASCTTNSVVPMAKVLDDSFGIVNGLMTTVHAYTNDQGTHDAPHKDLRRARAAAMSIVPTTTGAAKAASLALPQLEGKLDGMALRVPVVDGSVTDLVVNLEQDVTAEQVNDAFHEAAAGPLKGYLEVSTDPIVSVDIIGNPHSCILDGLATMASGSTVKTLGWYDNEWGYSCRLVDLVAYVGERL